A region from the Planifilum fimeticola genome encodes:
- the veg gene encoding biofilm formation stimulator Veg, producing the protein MGKNALSEIKRTLDGYIGQRIRLKANSGRRKTIERTGILEETYPSVFIVKLDEEQHAFKRVSYSYADILTESVELTVFQESGPVQVKYVKKQ; encoded by the coding sequence ATGGGCAAAAATGCGCTCTCGGAGATCAAGCGTACGCTCGACGGTTACATCGGGCAGAGGATTCGTCTGAAGGCCAACAGCGGACGGCGTAAGACCATTGAACGAACCGGCATCCTGGAGGAAACGTATCCTTCCGTCTTCATCGTCAAACTGGATGAGGAACAACACGCTTTCAAGCGGGTTTCCTACAGTTATGCCGATATCTTGACGGAGTCGGTTGAACTCACCGTATTTCAGGAAAGCGGACCGGTTCAAGTCAAGTACGTGAAGAAACAATAA
- a CDS encoding RidA family protein, which yields MKPIRTDQAPAAIGPYAQAMQVGNFVFTSGQIPLKPTGELVTGDIEEQTHQVFANLRAVLQAAGTDLDRVVKTTVYLADMNDFSKVNEVYATYFPEHRPARSCVEVSRLPKDVGIEIEVIATID from the coding sequence GTGAAACCGATTCGTACCGATCAGGCGCCGGCGGCGATCGGTCCCTACGCTCAGGCGATGCAGGTGGGAAACTTCGTGTTTACCTCGGGGCAGATTCCCCTGAAGCCGACGGGGGAACTGGTGACCGGGGACATCGAGGAGCAGACCCACCAGGTCTTTGCCAACCTGCGCGCCGTCCTGCAGGCGGCCGGTACCGATCTGGACCGGGTGGTCAAAACGACGGTCTACCTGGCCGACATGAACGATTTCTCCAAGGTGAACGAAGTGTATGCCACGTACTTCCCGGAGCACCGTCCGGCCCGGTCCTGCGTGGAAGTTTCCCGCCTTCCCAAGGACGTCGGGATCGAAATTGAAGTGATCGCCACGATCGACTAA
- the pth gene encoding aminoacyl-tRNA hydrolase produces MKLIVGLGNPGEKYAATRHNVGFWVIDRLAERWQISMNQSKWKGLTGSGRVMGERVVLLKPMTYMNLSGESVRPACDWLKCDIEDVAVVCDDLDLPPGQLRLRKKGSSGGHRGLESLIEHLGTNEFKRVRIGIGHPAGRMPVVDYVISPFTREERPLIEETVERAAEAIHQWVVSTFDEAMNRFNRRGTG; encoded by the coding sequence ATGAAACTGATCGTCGGATTGGGAAATCCAGGAGAAAAATATGCGGCGACGCGGCACAATGTGGGCTTTTGGGTGATCGACCGCTTGGCGGAGCGGTGGCAGATCTCCATGAATCAGAGCAAGTGGAAGGGATTGACCGGAAGCGGCCGGGTGATGGGAGAGCGGGTCGTTCTCCTGAAACCGATGACCTACATGAACCTCTCGGGGGAATCGGTGCGGCCCGCCTGTGACTGGCTGAAGTGTGACATCGAGGATGTTGCTGTCGTCTGCGACGATCTGGACCTGCCTCCGGGACAATTGCGCCTCCGCAAGAAGGGCAGCTCCGGCGGACACCGGGGACTTGAGTCGCTCATCGAGCATCTCGGGACCAATGAGTTCAAGCGCGTTCGAATCGGCATCGGACACCCCGCCGGTCGAATGCCGGTGGTGGATTACGTGATCTCCCCCTTCACCCGGGAGGAGCGCCCCCTGATCGAGGAAACGGTGGAGAGGGCGGCGGAGGCGATCCACCAGTGGGTGGTATCCACCTTCGACGAGGCGATGAACCGGTTTAACCGGCGAGGGACGGGATGA
- a CDS encoding TatD family hydrolase, giving the protein MLFDSHAHLNDEQFDDDRDEVIRRAQKEGVSRILNIGFNRETIESTLALVERYDFIYAAVGWHPHDAAAMTDGDLKWIRSLTEHSKVVALGEMGLDYYRNHSPREVQEEVFRRQIRLAREVGLPIVIHNREADSDVLRVLREEGAEEVGGVMHCFGGDWEMAQRCLELNFLIGLGGPVTFKNARLPKEIAVQVPLDKLLIETDAPYLAPHPHRGKRNESGYVRLVAEAIADLRGIPYEEVARQTAANACRLFRIEETA; this is encoded by the coding sequence ATGCTGTTTGACAGCCACGCTCATCTGAACGATGAACAATTCGACGACGACCGGGACGAAGTGATCCGAAGGGCGCAGAAAGAAGGAGTTTCCCGGATTCTCAACATCGGATTTAACCGTGAGACGATTGAATCGACCCTTGCCCTGGTCGAACGATACGATTTCATCTACGCGGCGGTGGGGTGGCATCCCCATGACGCCGCGGCGATGACGGACGGCGATCTGAAATGGATCCGATCCCTGACCGAACATTCCAAAGTGGTGGCGCTCGGGGAAATGGGTCTGGATTACTATCGCAACCACTCGCCGAGGGAGGTCCAGGAGGAGGTCTTCCGCCGCCAGATTCGCCTCGCGCGGGAGGTGGGCTTGCCGATCGTCATCCATAACCGGGAGGCGGACAGCGACGTCCTCCGGGTGCTTCGGGAGGAAGGGGCCGAGGAAGTGGGAGGCGTGATGCACTGCTTCGGCGGGGACTGGGAAATGGCCCAGCGGTGTCTGGAGTTGAATTTTTTGATCGGTCTGGGGGGGCCCGTCACCTTCAAGAATGCCCGTCTGCCCAAGGAAATCGCCGTTCAGGTGCCCCTGGATAAGTTGTTGATCGAGACGGATGCCCCCTACTTGGCGCCTCATCCCCATCGCGGGAAACGAAACGAGAGCGGCTATGTGCGCCTGGTCGCCGAGGCGATCGCAGACTTGCGGGGAATCCCCTACGAAGAGGTGGCGCGTCAGACCGCTGCCAATGCCTGCCGTCTGTTCCGGATTGAAGAGACGGCGTAA
- the purR gene encoding pur operon repressor yields MKKWRRSARLVDMTRLLIQEPHKLIPLGTFAERYGTAKSSISEDLDIIHAVLEAQGAGVLETVAGAAGGVRFIPRLDRSRTEAVVKELCERLADPDRILPGGYLYLSDLLGDPALIREIGLIWATLFAGERIDAVVTVETKGIPLAYATATHLGTAVAIVRRDSRVTEGSVVTINAVSGSSRRIRTFSLARRSLKEGSRVLVVDDFMKAGGTVRGMVDLLAEFRAEVAGVCVMVESPAQERLVDDYVSLAKVEEIDVKSRKIAVSLGNLFTKGVGFQ; encoded by the coding sequence ATGAAAAAGTGGAGACGGAGCGCACGGTTGGTGGATATGACACGGTTGTTGATCCAAGAGCCGCACAAGCTGATTCCTCTCGGGACCTTCGCCGAGCGGTACGGGACGGCCAAGTCGTCCATCAGCGAGGACCTGGACATCATTCACGCGGTGCTCGAAGCGCAGGGAGCGGGAGTGCTGGAAACCGTCGCCGGGGCGGCCGGCGGCGTCCGGTTCATCCCGCGGTTGGACCGGAGCCGGACCGAAGCCGTGGTGAAGGAACTGTGCGAGCGGTTGGCCGATCCGGACCGCATTTTGCCCGGAGGATACCTGTACCTGTCGGACCTGCTCGGCGATCCGGCGCTGATTCGGGAGATCGGCCTCATCTGGGCTACCCTGTTCGCGGGAGAACGGATCGACGCGGTGGTGACCGTCGAAACCAAGGGAATTCCTCTCGCTTACGCCACAGCAACCCACCTGGGCACCGCCGTGGCGATCGTTCGCCGGGACAGCCGGGTGACCGAGGGGTCGGTGGTGACGATCAACGCCGTTTCCGGTTCCAGCCGGCGCATCCGGACCTTCTCCCTTGCCCGACGCAGCCTGAAGGAGGGTTCCCGCGTCCTGGTCGTCGATGATTTCATGAAGGCGGGAGGAACCGTGCGGGGGATGGTGGACCTGCTGGCGGAATTCCGGGCGGAAGTGGCCGGGGTGTGCGTCATGGTGGAATCCCCCGCCCAGGAGCGGTTGGTGGACGATTATGTCTCACTGGCGAAGGTGGAGGAAATCGACGTGAAAAGCAGGAAAATCGCCGTGTCCCTCGGCAATCTCTTCACAAAAGGGGTGGGATTTCAGTGA
- the glmU gene encoding bifunctional UDP-N-acetylglucosamine diphosphorylase/glucosamine-1-phosphate N-acetyltransferase GlmU, which translates to MEKLYAVILAAGQGTRMKSGKHKVLHPVCGKPIIDHILDALNRIGVDETIVVVGHHAEQVQSHVGERARFVEQKEQLGTAHAVMQASSLLQGRDGTTLILYGDHPLYTEDTFSRLVEGHRRLGAAATLLTAVLPDPTGYGRVLRGEGGEVLRIVEHKDASPEERKVREVFTGTVCFDNRRLFDALAQVSNDNDQGEYYLPDVIPILRHRGERIAAEIVDDPEEAMGVNNRVQLAEAEAAMTRRLLREHMLNGVTVIDPGNTYIEADVVIGRDTVIYPGSYLKGGTVIGEGCTIGPQADLTGVTVGDGSTIRYSVLQDCAVEERSQVGPFAYIRPGSRLEAETKVGCFVDIKNARLGRGSKVSHLGYVGDADVGEGVNIGCGAVTVNYDGVKKHRTVIGDGAFIGCNVNLVAPVTVEKGAYVAAGSTITDDVPQEALAIARERQVNKPGYAKRLRQKKDSD; encoded by the coding sequence ATGGAGAAACTGTATGCGGTCATCTTGGCCGCCGGGCAGGGGACTCGGATGAAATCGGGGAAACACAAGGTGTTGCACCCGGTCTGCGGCAAACCGATCATCGATCACATTCTGGACGCCCTAAACCGGATAGGAGTGGACGAGACGATCGTCGTGGTGGGGCACCACGCAGAGCAGGTTCAATCCCATGTGGGGGAGCGGGCCCGTTTCGTGGAGCAAAAGGAGCAGCTGGGGACGGCCCATGCGGTGATGCAGGCGTCATCCCTCCTTCAGGGGCGGGACGGGACCACCTTGATTCTCTACGGCGACCATCCCTTGTATACGGAGGACACCTTTTCCCGACTGGTGGAGGGTCACCGCCGCTTAGGAGCGGCCGCTACTCTGCTCACGGCGGTTTTGCCCGATCCGACGGGTTACGGCAGGGTGTTGCGCGGGGAGGGCGGCGAGGTTCTCCGGATCGTGGAGCACAAGGACGCCTCACCGGAGGAACGGAAGGTGCGCGAAGTGTTTACCGGAACGGTTTGCTTCGACAACCGCCGGCTGTTTGACGCCCTCGCCCAGGTGAGCAACGACAATGACCAAGGAGAATACTATCTCCCGGACGTGATTCCCATCCTGCGGCATCGGGGAGAGCGCATTGCGGCGGAGATCGTCGACGATCCGGAAGAAGCCATGGGTGTGAACAACCGCGTCCAGCTGGCTGAGGCGGAGGCCGCCATGACCCGGCGGCTCCTGAGAGAACATATGTTGAACGGCGTGACCGTCATCGATCCCGGGAACACTTACATTGAGGCGGATGTGGTCATCGGCCGGGACACGGTGATTTACCCCGGAAGTTACCTGAAGGGGGGGACCGTGATCGGTGAAGGCTGCACCATCGGTCCCCAGGCGGATCTGACCGGAGTGACGGTGGGGGACGGCTCGACCATCCGGTATTCGGTGCTGCAGGATTGCGCGGTGGAGGAGCGCTCCCAGGTGGGTCCCTTCGCTTATATCCGTCCGGGAAGCCGGTTGGAGGCGGAGACGAAGGTGGGCTGTTTCGTCGACATCAAAAACGCCCGGCTGGGACGGGGCTCCAAAGTATCCCACCTCGGTTACGTGGGAGACGCCGACGTGGGAGAAGGCGTGAACATCGGTTGCGGAGCGGTCACCGTCAACTACGACGGGGTGAAAAAACACCGGACCGTGATCGGTGACGGAGCTTTCATCGGATGCAACGTAAACCTGGTCGCCCCCGTGACCGTCGAGAAGGGAGCTTATGTGGCCGCCGGTTCCACCATCACCGACGATGTGCCGCAAGAGGCTTTGGCCATCGCCCGCGAGCGGCAGGTGAACAAACCGGGCTATGCCAAAAGGCTGAGACAGAAGAAAGATTCCGATTGA
- the spoVG gene encoding septation regulator SpoVG: MEVTEVRLRRVYPEGRMRAIVSITIDGEFVVHDIRVIDGKKGMFVAMPSKRTPEGEFRDIAHPISPTMREKIEAAVLEAYRRASENLVREPAEGVL; the protein is encoded by the coding sequence TTGGAAGTGACAGAAGTGCGGTTGCGGCGCGTATATCCGGAGGGGCGTATGCGCGCCATCGTTTCCATCACCATCGACGGTGAATTCGTCGTTCACGACATTCGCGTGATCGACGGAAAAAAGGGGATGTTCGTTGCGATGCCCAGCAAACGAACGCCGGAGGGGGAATTTCGCGACATCGCCCATCCGATTTCACCGACGATGAGGGAAAAGATTGAAGCCGCGGTTCTGGAAGCGTACCGCCGGGCCAGTGAGAATCTGGTCAGGGAACCGGCCGAAGGGGTTTTGTGA
- a CDS encoding ribonuclease H-like YkuK family protein codes for MFIHPRKGPMSLVQVVADICAYIERDKNSRYKIVLGTDSQTSHRETLFVTAIIVHRVGKGALFYYARNRSKPLPDLRYRIYRETELSLSCMEQLKEMGLVGLSADLPVEIHLDVGRRGETRKLIQEVVGWVTSVGYTAKIKPEAYAASAVADRFTK; via the coding sequence TTGTTTATCCATCCTCGTAAGGGACCGATGAGCTTGGTGCAGGTGGTGGCCGACATCTGCGCCTACATCGAAAGGGACAAAAACTCCAGGTACAAGATCGTCCTGGGGACCGATTCCCAGACGTCACACCGGGAAACGTTGTTTGTGACGGCGATTATCGTCCATCGCGTGGGAAAAGGAGCCCTGTTCTACTATGCCCGCAACCGGAGCAAGCCGCTTCCCGACCTGCGCTACCGGATCTATCGGGAGACCGAGCTCAGCCTCTCCTGCATGGAACAGCTGAAGGAGATGGGGCTTGTCGGATTGTCGGCGGACCTGCCGGTGGAGATCCACCTCGACGTGGGTCGTCGGGGAGAGACCCGGAAACTGATCCAGGAAGTGGTGGGATGGGTGACCTCCGTGGGTTATACAGCCAAGATCAAGCCCGAGGCATACGCGGCCAGCGCGGTGGCGGACCGGTTCACCAAGTGA
- a CDS encoding small, acid-soluble spore protein, alpha/beta type, translating into MARRRGVMSEDLKVELAKDLGFYDVVRREGWGGIKARDAGNMVKRAIQMAEERLKDR; encoded by the coding sequence GTGGCACGACGCCGTGGTGTCATGTCGGAGGACTTGAAGGTCGAGTTGGCTAAGGATCTCGGTTTTTACGATGTGGTAAGGCGTGAGGGCTGGGGCGGAATCAAGGCCCGAGACGCCGGAAATATGGTAAAACGCGCGATCCAGATGGCTGAGGAACGCTTGAAGGACCGATAA
- a CDS encoding ribose-phosphate diphosphokinase, which produces MSHYRESRLQIFTCNSNPDLAREIADHIGVPLGDAEVGRFSDGEIHIKLNESVRGSDVYVVQSTCHPVNQHLMELLVMVDALKRASARTINVVIPYYGYARQDRKTRARDPITAKLVANLIETAGADRIITMDLHATQIQGFFDIPVDHLLGVPILSKYFIEKQLDEVVVVSPDHGGVIRARKMAERLGAPIAIIDKRRPEPNVAEVMNIVGDVRGRTAIIIDDIIDTAGTIMLAADALIEHGAKEVYACCTHPVFSGPAIERIKKANIKEMVVTNTIPLTPEKQLDKIRVLSVSPLIGEAIIRVHQELSVSKLFD; this is translated from the coding sequence ATGTCACATTATCGGGAATCCCGCTTGCAAATTTTCACCTGTAATTCAAATCCTGATTTGGCCCGGGAAATTGCGGACCACATCGGCGTTCCGCTCGGGGATGCCGAAGTGGGTCGATTCAGCGACGGCGAAATTCATATCAAGTTGAATGAAAGCGTGAGGGGATCGGATGTTTATGTGGTCCAATCCACCTGTCATCCCGTCAACCAGCACCTGATGGAGCTCCTGGTGATGGTTGACGCGCTGAAACGGGCTTCCGCCCGGACGATCAACGTGGTGATCCCCTATTACGGTTACGCCCGCCAGGATCGCAAAACCAGGGCGAGGGATCCGATTACCGCCAAATTGGTGGCCAATCTGATCGAGACGGCGGGTGCCGACCGGATTATCACGATGGATCTGCACGCCACCCAAATCCAGGGATTTTTCGACATTCCGGTGGATCATCTGCTCGGCGTTCCCATTTTGAGCAAGTATTTCATCGAGAAGCAGCTGGATGAAGTGGTGGTGGTCTCCCCCGACCACGGAGGGGTGATCCGCGCCCGCAAGATGGCCGAGAGACTGGGAGCCCCGATTGCCATTATCGACAAGCGGCGTCCGGAGCCCAACGTGGCGGAAGTGATGAACATCGTCGGGGATGTCAGGGGCCGGACGGCCATCATCATCGACGATATCATCGACACGGCGGGGACGATCATGCTGGCGGCCGACGCCCTCATCGAGCACGGGGCCAAAGAGGTTTACGCCTGCTGCACCCATCCCGTCTTTTCCGGCCCCGCCATCGAACGGATCAAAAAGGCCAATATCAAGGAAATGGTCGTGACCAACACCATTCCCCTCACCCCGGAGAAACAGCTGGACAAAATCCGCGTCCTCTCGGTTTCTCCCCTGATCGGTGAGGCGATTATCCGCGTTCATCAGGAGTTGTCCGTCAGCAAGCTCTTTGATTAA
- the rsmA gene encoding 16S rRNA (adenine(1518)-N(6)/adenine(1519)-N(6))-dimethyltransferase RsmA: MMKQSPIVSRTRELLADHNLALKKSLGQHFLVDERVLERIIDASELDVSTGVLEIGPGMGALTERLADRAGAVLAVEIDGRLIPILRELFADRPHVTVVHGDALQVDLRELMERHLGSAERRSVVANLPYYATSPILMRLLEERLPLDRIVVMIQKEVAERIMAEPGTKEYGSISVAVRYFAHVSWVCSVPRNCFVPRPQVDSAVICLRIRREPPVSVRNEDLFFRAVRAGFAQRRKTLTNALSAAFFGGKRKEELGGLLREIGIDPNRRGETLTLEEFARLADGLEQKLEKR; this comes from the coding sequence ATGATGAAACAATCCCCCATTGTGTCGCGTACCCGCGAACTGTTGGCTGATCACAACCTTGCCTTGAAAAAGAGCCTGGGACAGCACTTTTTGGTGGATGAACGGGTGTTGGAGAGAATCATCGACGCCTCGGAGCTGGATGTCTCCACCGGCGTGCTGGAGATCGGTCCGGGGATGGGCGCGCTGACGGAAAGGCTGGCGGATCGTGCAGGCGCGGTGTTGGCGGTGGAGATCGATGGCCGGCTGATCCCGATCCTTCGGGAACTGTTCGCCGACCGCCCCCATGTGACGGTGGTTCACGGGGATGCGCTCCAGGTGGATTTGAGGGAGCTGATGGAGCGGCATCTGGGATCGGCGGAGCGGCGGTCCGTCGTCGCCAATCTCCCCTACTACGCCACTTCGCCCATTCTGATGCGGCTTCTCGAGGAGCGGCTTCCCCTGGACCGGATCGTGGTCATGATCCAGAAGGAAGTGGCCGAGCGGATCATGGCGGAACCGGGGACCAAGGAGTACGGATCGATTTCCGTGGCGGTCCGATACTTCGCCCATGTTTCCTGGGTGTGCAGCGTTCCCCGGAACTGTTTTGTTCCCCGTCCCCAGGTGGATTCGGCGGTCATCTGCCTCCGGATTCGCCGAGAACCCCCGGTCTCCGTCCGAAACGAGGACCTTTTCTTCCGGGCGGTGCGGGCGGGCTTTGCCCAGAGGCGAAAGACCTTGACCAACGCCCTGTCCGCTGCCTTTTTCGGAGGGAAGCGGAAAGAGGAGCTGGGTGGCCTGCTGAGGGAGATCGGAATCGATCCGAACCGCCGGGGGGAGACGTTGACCCTGGAAGAGTTTGCGCGGCTGGCGGACGGTTTGGAGCAAAAACTCGAGAAGCGGTGA
- the rnmV gene encoding ribonuclease M5: protein MRHVLKKIKEVIVVEGKRDTAAVRRAVAADTLETGGSAVGSDLIRAIRRAQDRRGVIILTDPDGAGERIRRIISEQVSGCKHAFISREEATGRDGVGVEHASPEAIRRALERVRTEEEPEAELITWEEYLKAGLVGGEKARRRREAVGKVMGIGYGNGRRFFQKLQLFRITREEFARALDRIGRED, encoded by the coding sequence ATGCGGCACGTGTTGAAGAAGATCAAGGAAGTGATCGTCGTCGAAGGTAAGAGGGACACCGCCGCCGTCCGGCGGGCGGTGGCGGCGGACACCCTGGAGACCGGGGGTTCCGCCGTCGGATCGGACCTGATTCGGGCCATACGGCGGGCTCAGGACCGAAGGGGAGTGATTATCCTGACGGATCCGGACGGGGCCGGGGAACGGATCCGGCGGATCATCTCCGAACAGGTGTCCGGATGCAAGCACGCGTTTATTTCCCGGGAGGAGGCCACCGGCCGGGACGGGGTGGGCGTCGAGCACGCCTCCCCGGAGGCGATCCGGCGCGCCCTGGAGCGTGTCCGGACGGAGGAGGAGCCGGAGGCGGAGTTGATTACCTGGGAGGAATACCTGAAGGCCGGGCTGGTCGGAGGGGAAAAGGCCCGCCGGCGCCGGGAGGCCGTCGGAAAGGTGATGGGGATCGGATACGGCAACGGAAGGCGTTTTTTTCAGAAGTTGCAACTGTTTCGCATCACCCGGGAAGAATTTGCCCGGGCTCTCGACCGGATCGGAAGGGAAGATTGA
- the ispE gene encoding 4-(cytidine 5'-diphospho)-2-C-methyl-D-erythritol kinase, with translation MIYSEKAPAKINLTLDALHKREDGYHELEMIMTTIDLADRIDLVETDDGRIHMDSTSGLVPLDERNLAYRAASLLRERFGIRQGVRIFIHKKIPVAAGLAGGSSDAAATLRGLNRMWKLGLTLEELVKLGAELGSDVPYCVQMGTALAKGRGEILRPLPPPPPCWVVLAKPPHGISTADIFRRLDIDRISARPETEKMIEALSRSDYPAVCRLLGNVLEEVTLEMFPEVRRLKERIRRYGADGVLMSGSGPTVFGLVDRESRARRIVNALRGFCRQVFAVRMLGIPEELSARGG, from the coding sequence ATGATCTATTCGGAAAAAGCGCCTGCAAAAATCAACCTGACGTTGGACGCATTACATAAACGGGAAGACGGCTATCATGAATTGGAAATGATCATGACCACCATCGATCTGGCCGACCGGATCGATCTGGTGGAGACGGACGACGGACGGATTCACATGGACAGCACATCGGGGTTGGTTCCCCTGGACGAGCGAAATCTGGCCTACCGGGCGGCGTCCCTGCTCCGGGAGCGGTTCGGCATCCGGCAAGGTGTTCGCATCTTTATCCACAAGAAAATCCCCGTCGCCGCGGGGCTTGCCGGCGGAAGCAGCGATGCGGCGGCCACCCTTCGCGGTCTCAACCGAATGTGGAAGTTGGGGCTGACGCTGGAGGAGCTGGTGAAGTTGGGGGCGGAACTGGGATCCGATGTGCCCTATTGCGTTCAGATGGGAACGGCCCTGGCCAAGGGCAGGGGGGAGATCCTCCGGCCCCTTCCGCCGCCTCCGCCCTGCTGGGTGGTGTTGGCCAAGCCACCCCACGGCATTTCCACCGCCGACATCTTTCGCCGGCTGGACATCGATCGCATCTCCGCCCGTCCGGAAACGGAGAAGATGATCGAGGCCCTGTCCCGCTCCGATTATCCGGCCGTCTGCCGCCTCCTGGGAAATGTGCTGGAAGAGGTGACGCTGGAAATGTTCCCGGAAGTGAGACGGCTCAAGGAGCGGATTCGACGCTACGGCGCCGACGGGGTGCTGATGTCGGGGAGCGGTCCCACCGTTTTCGGCTTGGTCGACCGCGAATCGAGGGCGCGCCGGATCGTCAACGCGTTGCGCGGATTTTGCCGGCAGGTGTTCGCGGTCCGGATGCTGGGCATCCCCGAGGAGTTGTCGGCGCGCGGGGGGTGA
- a CDS encoding anti-sigma-F factor Fin family protein: MAIQYVCRYCRTPIGRIEDDRVTEMQLGFHWLTPEERKDIISYELDGEIRVQVICETCQEMLQNNPELSLLPDPFQ, translated from the coding sequence ATGGCGATCCAATATGTCTGTCGCTACTGCCGGACCCCGATCGGCCGCATCGAAGATGATCGGGTCACCGAAATGCAGCTGGGGTTCCATTGGTTGACCCCGGAGGAGCGGAAGGATATAATATCCTATGAACTGGATGGGGAGATACGCGTGCAAGTGATTTGTGAAACCTGCCAGGAAATGCTCCAGAACAACCCGGAATTATCGCTCCTGCCGGATCCTTTTCAATAG
- a CDS encoding 50S ribosomal protein L25/general stress protein Ctc: MLTLIAEKREARPRSTVTRLRRKGRIPGVLYGKNRDNRLLHVDQGEFIRLLQQGGSSAVLQLQLEGENQAVIVQEVQRDPVKDQILHVDFKAIRMDEPVEKEVPLTLQGESPGVKAGGVLQQQLRYAEIRCLPSQLPGEISVDVSNLEIGDVLTLAEIPLPEGVKLLSDPDQVVVSVLEPQSGAEEEAADEGTDETAETEEGE; encoded by the coding sequence GTGCTCACGCTTATCGCCGAAAAGAGGGAAGCCCGACCACGGTCCACCGTCACCCGCCTGCGGCGCAAGGGACGCATTCCCGGTGTCCTGTACGGGAAAAACCGGGACAACCGGTTGCTGCACGTGGACCAGGGAGAGTTTATCCGCCTGCTGCAGCAGGGAGGAAGTTCGGCCGTCCTGCAGCTTCAGCTGGAGGGGGAAAACCAGGCCGTCATCGTGCAGGAAGTGCAGAGGGATCCGGTGAAGGACCAGATCCTGCACGTGGACTTCAAGGCCATCCGCATGGACGAGCCCGTCGAAAAGGAAGTTCCCCTCACCCTCCAGGGAGAATCCCCGGGAGTGAAGGCCGGCGGCGTCTTGCAGCAACAGCTGCGGTATGCGGAGATTCGTTGTCTTCCCAGTCAGCTTCCTGGCGAGATCTCCGTCGATGTGAGCAACCTGGAAATCGGCGATGTCCTCACCTTGGCAGAGATACCCCTTCCTGAAGGGGTAAAGCTTTTGTCCGATCCGGACCAGGTGGTTGTCAGCGTGCTGGAGCCGCAATCGGGTGCGGAGGAGGAAGCGGCGGACGAAGGAACGGATGAAACCGCCGAAACGGAAGAGGGTGAATGA
- the lepB gene encoding signal peptidase I, with amino-acid sequence MLHRSRSSEWLIAVLIAVLLAMVIRLYFYAPYRVYGSSMFPTLQGDELLIVNKWIYDQRSPSYGDIIVFHTEEGRDFIKRVIGLPGDEIAIRGGHVWRNGKKLEEPYISSEIRGDYPNTRVPPGHLFVLGDNRNHSRDSRDIGMIDVNEVVGRAEIVLYPLDRFQLLVR; translated from the coding sequence ATGTTGCATCGATCGCGCTCCAGTGAATGGTTGATCGCCGTGTTGATCGCAGTGCTGTTGGCGATGGTGATCCGGCTTTACTTTTATGCTCCCTACCGGGTGTACGGCAGCTCCATGTTTCCCACCCTGCAGGGGGATGAGCTGCTGATTGTGAACAAATGGATTTATGATCAGCGATCTCCTTCCTACGGTGATATCATCGTGTTCCACACGGAGGAGGGCCGGGATTTCATCAAGCGGGTGATCGGCCTCCCGGGCGATGAAATCGCCATCCGCGGGGGTCACGTATGGCGGAATGGGAAGAAGCTGGAGGAACCGTACATCTCCAGTGAAATCCGGGGGGACTATCCGAACACGCGGGTGCCGCCCGGCCACCTGTTCGTCCTGGGGGATAACCGCAATCACAGCCGGGACAGCCGGGATATCGGGATGATCGACGTCAACGAGGTGGTGGGGAGGGCGGAAATCGTTCTCTACCCCTTGGACCGTTTTCAATTGCTCGTGAGATGA